The window AAACGGCCGTCGTCGCGGCCCTCGCGCAGCGCCGGCAGGGACGCCCAGAACACCGACAGCTTGCGGTGTACCGGACTCCGCTCCTGCAGGGCCGCCGTGGTGTCCGCGATCGACGAGCCGTCGGCGTCCGTCAGGACGAGGGCCAGGTCGATGTCGCTCGCCGCCGGGGCGTAGCCGCCGTAGGACAGGCTGCCCAGCAGGTACGCGCCGATCAGGCGCTCTCCCAAGGCTTCCTGGTACGCGCGGGCGGCTTCGGCGGCGATCTCACGGGCGGCCGAAGCCGGGTCGGTCCTGGTCACGCGGCCACCGTGGCGCGATGCGCGCACTCGGCGATCCGGTTCGAGACGACGCCGATCACCTGCCACGCCCGGTCGAGCACCTCGACGACGTCCTCCACCGTCCAGTCGTCGCGGCGCCGCAACAGCTCGTAGCCCATCTCGAGGTGCTCGACGTCGGCTTCGTCGTGCAGGTCGAAGTACTCGTCCTGCGGGAACGCGCGGGTGCCCGCCTGGCTGAACACCAGGCTGCCGGCTTCGAGGGCCAGGTGCGCGAGCACCGCGCGCTGCACCCCGGGCAGGATCGCGAACTGGTCGACGAACCACGACGCGCCCGCCTCGATCACCGGGTCCCAGACCAGCTGCCGGTCGTCCGCGCGGCTGCGGGCCAGGATCCTGTCGTGCCCGATCTCCTCCTCCTGGTGCTCCAGGGCCAGCGCCCGCAGCTCCGGGTCGCTCTCGTAGGTGACCCGGGCGCTGATCATCCGCTGGAAGGCGTTCGACCACGGCTGCAGGTACGTGAGCACCGCTTTCTTGGTCTCCTCCGGGGTTTCCGCGTCCGTCAGCAGCCGGATCAGGTCCGACGCCGCGTACTCCCGTTGCCGCTGCTCGTTGTGGCGCGCGACGCGCTCGACGTCCTGCTGGGTCACGTTCGGCTCCTTACCGTGGTGCTGCGGGAGATCATCTTTCCGGGGCGGCTAAGCAAGATCAACCGGCGCGAGGGACCGGTCGTACACGGGGAACCGGAAGTACGTGGTGACGTCGCCGGGGCGGCCCGCTGTGCGGTAGCTCACCAGCTCGAGGATGCTCGACGCGGCCGGTGGATCGGGCGTCAGCGCGGCGGTGAGGAGGCGGAACCGTCCCGGGTCGACGCCTTCGCGGTGCAGCAGCGCGGCCGTGCGCTCCACGGCTTCTTCGTCACCGGAAGCGAGATCGGGCAGGCGCAGGTACGTCGTGGACTCGGCCGCGCGGTCCAGCCCGGACCGGAACGCGAGGCAGCTCAACGCCGCCTCACCAGCGTCTTCCCGGTCACCGGCCAGGGTTTGGTAGGCGGCCCGCGCGTCGTCGGCGTCGTGGCGGAGCGCGACCGAGGCGACGCGGTTCACCTCGGCCAGGCCGGCGCCGTGGTTGCGGTAGTAGACCTTCACCCTGGCGTCGGCCTCGTCGGCGAGGTCCACCGCGAAGAACTCGATTTCCCGGCGGCCTTCGACGTTTTCGACCCGGCGGCGCGCGTCGTCCCACGCGTCCGCCATGCCGAGGCGGTCCATCGCCTCGGCCACGGCCGCTTCGCGGTGCGCGTGCGGCCACGGGTAGAGCCCGAAGTAGGTCTTGTGGACGATCCTCGACGGCGGGCGCCAGGCGATCGAGTGCCAGAGGGGCGCGGGCGACGGTCGGCCGCCGCGGGGCGTGAACGTCTCGTGCAACCCGTGCAGCCTGCGGAAACCGCTGTCTTCGGGCGGGGGCACGTCGTGGCCGAGGCTGTCGAACAGCACCCGCAGCTCCGGGTGCCGCCCGGACCAGTTCACCGACATCTCGGCCGGGAAGCCGTCCTCCGCCACATAGGACGGCTGGGCCGGCGCGGGCCCGATCCGCTCGTGCGCCCACGGCGGCAGCAGGGCGCGCAGCATCCGGGTGGTCCGGACGGACTGCGCCACCGGCACCCCGAGCGCCTCACAGGCGGTAGCCCAGAGCCCGCACAGAAAGTCACCGAAGAGACGACCCTGTGCCGGGTAGTTTTCCCTTATATATTCAGGAAACTTCGGCACGTGAATCGTCACGTGCGGATGCTATCAGTTTGCTGCTTGCTCAACTAAAAAGCTGCACCCGGGTGGTGCAACCAATTGCGCCATGTGGGTTTGCCGGTGTCCGAGGTGGACACGCTGGGACACATCGGACACCGGCCGGTCCGGACCGGACAGAGAGCGGACAAAGCGCAGGTCTCAGACGTGCGCGGGGACCACCGTCATCGCGTGCTTGACGAGCCGGATCAGCGCGAGCTTGCTCGAGTCCCTGTCACGCGCGTCACACATGACGATCGGCACCCGGTCCGGGACCACCAGGGCTTCGCGGACCTCGTCGGCGGTGTAGCGCGGGGCGCTGTCGAAGCAGTTCACCGCGACGACGAACGGGATCTTCCGCCGCTCGAAGAAGTCGATGGCGGCGAAGCTGGTCTCCAGCCGCCGGGTGTCGACCAGCACGATGGTCCCGATCGCGCCGCGGGCGAGGTCGTCCCACATGAACCAGAAGCGCGCCTGGCCCGGCGTCCCGAACAGGTACAGCACGTGCCGCGGCGAGATGGTGATCCGGCCGAAGTCGAGCGCGACCGTCGTCGTGGTCTTGCGCTCCACCCCGGACAGGTCGTCGATCCCGGCGCTCGCTTCGGTGAGCACCTCTTCGGTGGTCAGCGGCGGGATCTCGCTGACCGAGCCGACCATGGTGGTCTTCCCGGCGCCGAAGCCGCCCGCGACGATGATCTTGACCGGCGTGGGGACCAGTTCGTCAGTACTTGATGAGGCCATCGAGAACCGCCTGGAGTGTTTCGAGGTCCGGCGACTGCGCCGGGTGGTGGGCAGGGGACCGCGTGATGACGAGGCCGCGTTCGATCAGGTCGCCGACGAGCACGCGCACCACCCCCAGCGGGATCTTCACGTAAACGGCGATCTCGGCGACCGACACCGGGTGCCGGCACAGCTGCACGATCGCCTGGTGCTCCGGGCCCAGCCCGGCCGGCTCCTGCTCCGACCGCAGCGTCATCACCTGCGTGGACAGGTCGAGCCGCGCGTTGTCGGCCGGGGTGCGGCCACTGGTGATCGTGTACGGCCGGACGAGCGGCCCGGCGGCCTCGTCGTACCAGCTTTCGTCCCCGCTCATGTGGCCT of the Amycolatopsis sp. NBC_01488 genome contains:
- a CDS encoding GTP-binding protein; this translates as MASSSTDELVPTPVKIIVAGGFGAGKTTMVGSVSEIPPLTTEEVLTEASAGIDDLSGVERKTTTTVALDFGRITISPRHVLYLFGTPGQARFWFMWDDLARGAIGTIVLVDTRRLETSFAAIDFFERRKIPFVVAVNCFDSAPRYTADEVREALVVPDRVPIVMCDARDRDSSKLALIRLVKHAMTVVPAHV
- a CDS encoding DUF742 domain-containing protein; the protein is MSGDESWYDEAAGPLVRPYTITSGRTPADNARLDLSTQVMTLRSEQEPAGLGPEHQAIVQLCRHPVSVAEIAVYVKIPLGVVRVLVGDLIERGLVITRSPAHHPAQSPDLETLQAVLDGLIKY